One Pyrus communis chromosome 13, drPyrComm1.1, whole genome shotgun sequence genomic window carries:
- the LOC137713094 gene encoding uncharacterized protein → MICLGKAGIIDSRILFFHGEKKKEPNNNLNRKQPIRPLIGLGELQFHFKSLSPPPPASSALFFQPTRPPPKKQQKMATERGSDLSSSSLMLTSGASGRINALLSLRLLRSLMMLINAFFLLLLLPFRGRKRAPSSSAAAASPVLAEKSAKDERQPRGPVVRVPTTIVPWKSSSSLPVDMEVAARRALAKLRVVQDDDVNSVRRYSLFATARGETLFTQSWTPVSVNIRGVVILMHGLNEHSGRYDYFAKQLNANGFKVYGMDWIGHGGSDGLHAYVPSLDYAVTDMKLFLEKVLAENPGLPCFCFGHSTGAAIVLKVMLDPKFESRIDGVVLTSPAVGVQPAHPIFVVIAPLLSFLLPRYQISAANKKGMPVSRDPAALVAKYSDPLVYTGSIRVRTGYEILRITSYLQQNLTKLRVPFFVLHGTADTVTDPEASQKLYDEGSSTDKTIKLFDGLLHDLLFEPEREAITKGIIEWLNRRI, encoded by the exons TTTTCAtggggagaagaagaaggagccAAACAACAACCTCAACAGGAAACAACCAATCCGGCCGTTGATTGGATTGGGGGAGCTCCAATTCCATTTCAAGTCATTATCTCCACCGCCGCCGGCGTCATCAGCATTGTTCTTTCAACCCACAAGACCACCGCCGAAGAAGCAGCAGAAAATGGCGACGGAGAGAGGCAGCGATTTGTCGTCGTCGTCGTTGATGCTGACTTCTGGAGCGAGCGGCCGCATAAACGCCCTCCTCTCGCTGCGGTTGCTGCGGAGTCTGATGATGCTGATTAACGCCTTCTTCCTGCTCCTCCTGCTCCCATTTCGCGGCCGCAAGCGAGCGCCGTCGTCGTCTGCGGCGGCGGCTTCGCCGGTCTTGGCGGAGAAGTCGGCCAAGGACGAGAGGCAGCCTAGGGGGCCGGTGGTCCGGGTGCCAACAACGATTGTTCCCTGGAAGAGCAGCTCGTCGTTGCCGGTGGACATGGAGGTGGCGGCGAGGAGAGCGTTAGCGAAGCTAAGAGTTGTACAAGATGATGATGTGAATTCGGTCCGGCGATATTCGCTCTTTGCGACTGCGAGAGGTGAAACTCTCTTCACGCAAAGTTGGACTCCCGTTTCCGTTAACATCAG GGGCGTAGTCATTCTTATGCATGGTCTGAATGAACACAG TGGAAGATACGACTACTTTGCAAAGCAACTGAATGCTAATGGATTTAAGGTTTACGGAATGGATTGGATTG GTCATGGTGGGAGTGATGGGCTTCATGCATATGTTCCTTCTCTCGATTATGCTGTTACTGATATG AAATTATTTCTCGAAAAGGTTTTAGCTGAAAATCCTGGCCTACCGTGTTTCTGTTTTGGGCATTCCACAGGTGCAGCCATTGTCCTTAAG GTAATGCTTGACCCAAAATTTGAGTCCCGCATAGACGGTGTAGTGCTCACATCACCAGCAGTTGGGGTTCAGCCTGCGCATCCAATATTTGTG GTAATTGCTCCATTGCTCTCATTTTTGCTGCCAAGATACCAAATCAGTGCAGCAAATAAAAAGGGCATGCCTGTCTCTCGTGACCCAGCGGCTCTAGTTGCCAAGTATTCGGACCCTCTAGTGTACACTGGATCCATCCGCGTAAGGACTGGTTATGAGATTCTCCGAATCACATCCTACTTGCAGCAGAACCTAACCAAATTGAGGGTCCCCTTCTTTGTTCTCCACGGCACAGCTGATACTGTTACTGACCCTGAGGCCTCCCAGAAACTGTACGATGAAGGCTCCTCAACTGACAAAACCATCAAACTGTTTGACGGGTTGTTACATGACCTTCTCTTTGAGCCAGAGCGAGAAGCCATTACGAAGGGCATCATTGAGTGGTTGAATCGTAGAATATGA